The following proteins are co-located in the Paludibaculum fermentans genome:
- a CDS encoding BlaI/MecI/CopY family transcriptional regulator — MQRRRTAREIPPPLELQCLNALWSLGEANVQSVRDKLAPGKQLAYTTVMTMLDRLTRKQLLSRRKNGRSFVYTPLVSKDEVRRLAVNELVNSLFEGSEGGLRVYLNGVPPKPAELEPAGSSAQHVESEPEADEPQRLDAALL; from the coding sequence GTGCAGCGGAGAAGAACGGCCCGCGAAATCCCACCACCCCTGGAACTGCAGTGCCTCAATGCCCTGTGGAGCCTGGGTGAAGCCAACGTCCAGTCGGTCCGTGACAAACTGGCGCCGGGCAAGCAATTGGCCTACACCACGGTGATGACGATGCTCGACCGGCTGACACGCAAACAGCTGCTCAGCCGCCGCAAGAACGGCCGGTCGTTCGTCTACACGCCCCTGGTTTCCAAGGACGAGGTGCGCCGCCTCGCCGTCAACGAGCTGGTGAATTCACTGTTTGAAGGCTCAGAAGGCGGCTTGCGCGTGTACCTCAATGGGGTGCCGCCCAAACCGGCCGAACTGGAGCCTGCCGGCAGCAGCGCCCAGCACGTGGAGTCCGAACCGGAAGCGGACGAACCCCAGCGCCTCGACGCCGCCCTGCTCTAG
- a CDS encoding 3'-5' exoribonuclease YhaM family protein — MKGPAVNELAPGQSVQSIFLVQAKDVRQKKTGEPYLSLVLMDRTGDIDAKMWDNVPGVMETFDRDDFIRVKGETQLYQNRMQLTVYSLQRVQDSEVKLADFLPASKRDPDEMLAELRAIIASMRNQHLQALLDAIFADQAVANAFKTAPAAKAIHHAWLGGLIEHVLSLCSMARYMVTHYPGLDEDLLLTGVILHDIGKVTELCYARSFGYTTEGGLLGHMQIALRLIGEKLPEGFPPKLRNLLEHMILSHHGQLEYGSPKLPVFPEALLLHHLDNLDSKMETMRASLERDKATPGDWTGYNAALERSILDKRKYLNGPAPKPQAVKAATPPKQATVMGEKMKALQGLFSEES, encoded by the coding sequence ATGAAGGGTCCCGCGGTAAACGAACTGGCCCCCGGCCAGAGTGTGCAGAGCATTTTTCTCGTCCAGGCCAAGGACGTCCGTCAGAAGAAGACCGGGGAGCCTTACCTCTCCCTCGTCCTGATGGATCGCACCGGCGATATCGACGCCAAGATGTGGGATAACGTCCCGGGGGTCATGGAGACCTTCGATCGTGACGACTTCATCCGCGTGAAGGGCGAGACTCAGCTCTACCAGAACCGCATGCAGCTGACGGTTTACTCACTGCAGCGGGTTCAGGATTCCGAAGTGAAGCTGGCCGACTTTCTGCCGGCTTCCAAGCGCGATCCCGATGAGATGCTGGCCGAGCTGCGCGCGATCATCGCGTCGATGCGCAACCAGCACCTGCAGGCTCTGCTCGACGCCATCTTCGCGGATCAGGCGGTCGCCAACGCCTTCAAAACGGCTCCGGCCGCCAAGGCAATTCACCACGCCTGGCTGGGCGGTCTCATTGAACACGTGCTCAGCCTATGCTCGATGGCGCGCTACATGGTGACGCACTATCCGGGCCTCGACGAGGATCTGCTGCTCACCGGCGTGATCCTGCACGACATCGGCAAAGTGACCGAGCTTTGCTACGCGCGCAGCTTCGGCTACACCACGGAAGGCGGCCTGCTGGGCCACATGCAGATCGCGCTGCGCCTGATTGGCGAGAAGCTCCCGGAAGGGTTCCCGCCCAAGCTGCGGAACCTGCTGGAGCACATGATTCTCAGCCATCACGGGCAGTTGGAGTACGGCAGTCCGAAGCTGCCGGTGTTCCCCGAGGCGCTGCTGCTGCACCATCTCGACAATCTCGATTCCAAGATGGAGACCATGCGCGCTTCGCTGGAGCGGGACAAGGCCACACCGGGCGACTGGACTGGATACAATGCTGCCTTGGAGCGCAGTATTCTCGACAAGCGCAAGTACCTGAACGGTCCGGCTCCCAAACCCCAGGCGGTGAAGGCGGCCACGCCCCCAAAACAGGCTACGGTGATGGGCGAGAAGATGAAGGCGCTGCAAGGATTGTTCAGCGAGGAATCTTAG
- a CDS encoding peptidylprolyl isomerase — translation MRICAFALCLGFAGLLPAMAADVSTVEVILAKVNGDIVTKADLERAKKDAASALKARGATPQQIEEALKQGEKDVLRDRIDNLLLVQRGKELNINVDSEVSKYIAGLQSETKISDPDKFQQYVREATGMTYEDFKAETTNQMLTQRVVGQEVYSKVNIPHAEIEDYYNKNKSSFIRKERVFLREILVSTEGKDEAGKAAAEKKAKDLVARARKGERFPDLIRDNSDAATAKQGGDLGGWEKSDLSAEIVNAVWEKPKGFVSDPIRVGAGWEILRVEEHFKEGQAELADVENEIKERIAGARMAPKVREYLTELRRSAFLELRDDAIDTGAAPGKDTRWENAALLKAETTTREEVAAQSRTRRLLWAFPVPGTNVGATGVSTSK, via the coding sequence ATGAGGATTTGTGCCTTTGCTCTGTGCCTGGGTTTCGCCGGACTCCTTCCGGCCATGGCCGCAGACGTGTCGACTGTCGAGGTGATCCTCGCCAAAGTAAACGGCGACATTGTCACCAAGGCGGACCTCGAGCGCGCCAAGAAAGACGCCGCGTCGGCCCTCAAAGCGAGGGGCGCCACGCCCCAACAGATCGAAGAAGCCCTGAAGCAGGGCGAAAAAGACGTCCTGCGCGACAGGATCGACAACCTGCTTCTGGTGCAGCGCGGCAAGGAGTTGAACATCAACGTCGACTCCGAAGTGTCCAAGTACATCGCTGGTCTGCAGAGCGAGACCAAGATCTCGGATCCAGACAAGTTCCAGCAGTACGTCCGTGAGGCCACGGGCATGACCTATGAGGATTTCAAGGCCGAGACCACCAACCAGATGCTGACGCAGCGTGTGGTCGGCCAGGAAGTCTACAGCAAGGTCAACATCCCGCACGCCGAGATCGAGGACTACTACAACAAGAACAAGTCTTCGTTCATCCGCAAAGAGCGCGTGTTCCTGCGCGAGATTCTGGTGAGCACGGAAGGCAAGGACGAGGCAGGCAAGGCGGCCGCGGAAAAGAAAGCCAAGGATCTGGTGGCCCGCGCCCGCAAAGGCGAACGCTTCCCTGACCTGATCCGGGACAACTCCGACGCCGCGACCGCCAAGCAGGGCGGCGACCTGGGCGGTTGGGAAAAGAGCGACCTCAGCGCCGAAATCGTCAACGCCGTTTGGGAGAAGCCCAAGGGCTTTGTAAGCGACCCCATTCGCGTGGGCGCGGGCTGGGAAATCCTGCGCGTGGAAGAGCACTTCAAGGAAGGCCAGGCCGAACTGGCGGATGTCGAGAACGAAATCAAGGAACGCATCGCCGGCGCCCGCATGGCGCCCAAGGTGCGTGAGTACCTGACCGAACTGCGCCGCAGCGCGTTCCTCGAACTGCGCGACGACGCCATCGACACCGGCGCCGCTCCGGGCAAAGATACGCGCTGGGAGAATGCCGCGCTGTTGAAGGCAGAGACGACCACCCGCGAAGAAGTCGCGGCACAGAGCCGCACCCGGCGTCTACTGTGGGCGTTCCCCGTTCCCGGCACGAATGTCGGCGCCACCGGCGTGTCCACCAGCAAGTAG